The sequence below is a genomic window from Thalassobaculum sp. OXR-137.
CGCCGATTTCGACTGCGCCCGCCTTGATGCGGAAGTCCGGGGCGGTGTCGGCGGTTTTCTCGACGCTGCTCACGGTGACCTTGGTGGCCTTGAGGCCAAGGGTCTGGATGGTGCCGGCGAAGCCGTTGTCGGTTTTGGTGAAGGTGCCGATGGTTGCCATGGTGATAGTCTCCTTTGTTTGGTGTCTGGGGGTCGCGCCCTTCGCGACCTTTCCATGGCCAATGTCAGAGACCGTCAAAGACCGGGCCTGCACCCGCAGGGACGTAACGGAGTGGGAGGACGGCAAGCGGGCTGTTTCTTGTTTCGCGAGGAATGCGGCAAAGCCGCAGGGGAAGAAACCGACCGTGCGCCGTTGCAGGCGCGGGCGACGGGCTCAAATGTGGCCATAAAAGGAAAGGACGTGAGGGGATGCGACCGCACCAAACATGTAGAAGACTCACCATGGCGGCCTCGATCACCGCCCCCGACAAACGGCGGCCAGCGCGCAATCCCCATGGCCTGAATCACCCTATCGCTGGTGAGGCGGCTCAAGAAAACGCCCGCCCTGGCTGAAGGCCAAGACGGGTTGTAATCGGCAATGGTGGCCGTCACCGTAACAGGCGGCAAACGGTCAAAATCTCAGTCGCGGCGCGTCCCGCCGAACAGCGCTCCGAACAGCTTGCCCGTCAGCCAGAGGACAAGCATCCCGACTGGAATGACGAAAGGCGCACCGAGCAGCACCCAGCCCACGGCGTCGATATTGCGCGTGACATTGGCAGCGTATGCGGCCACGGCGATGAGAAGAATGGCGGCGATGATTTGCATGGGGAAACCCTCCCGAGAATGAAGAAGAAGGGCGGCACGGGCTGACTACCCGCACCGCCCCTGATGCAGACGGGGGTCAGGCGGCCACTTGCGTGGTCTCGCCCTCGCCCGAAACGGCGGGCGTGGGGTCGCCGTCCGTGTCGTCTGCATTGGCCTCGTCTGCCTCCCCTTCCTGCCACGGCAGGTCAGCCCCCTCGGTCACGGCGGGGAACCGCATGGCATCGGGAAGCCATGCATTCGCCCGCTTGCGCAGTTCTTCGGGCAAGGTCGCATCGTCCTCGGCAGAG
It includes:
- a CDS encoding DUF736 domain-containing protein — translated: MATIGTFTKTDNGFAGTIQTLGLKATKVTVSSVEKTADTAPDFRIKAGAVEIGAAWHRTSKGGNEYISVKLDDPSFAAPIYANLVEQQDKGFALIWSR